In Acinetobacter piscicola, a single window of DNA contains:
- a CDS encoding lysozyme gives MQKFTATPSTGANLENLFNIFRQIAGGSLNKNQVNQINELIDSLKKNKSVSSKTTSATGIDLICSFEGLRLNAYDDGVGVWTIGYGTTVINGVKVKKGDTCTLEQAKKYMVSDLKKFEAAVNKVTVALNQNQFDALVSLAYNIGTGAFEKSTLLKKLNAGDYKGAAAQFDVWSKAGGKVMKGLVNRRAAERKLFEKAV, from the coding sequence ATCCAAAAATTTACTGCCACACCAAGTACAGGAGCTAATCTAGAAAATCTATTCAATATTTTTCGTCAAATTGCAGGTGGATCGCTCAATAAAAATCAAGTCAATCAGATAAACGAGCTGATTGATTCTTTGAAAAAAAATAAATCCGTATCCAGTAAAACCACAAGCGCCACAGGCATTGACCTAATTTGTTCTTTTGAAGGTCTACGCTTGAATGCTTATGACGACGGTGTTGGTGTATGGACCATCGGATATGGCACAACTGTCATCAATGGCGTGAAAGTCAAAAAAGGCGATACGTGCACACTTGAGCAAGCCAAAAAATACATGGTATCTGATCTTAAAAAATTTGAAGCTGCTGTAAATAAAGTAACTGTTGCTTTAAATCAAAATCAATTCGATGCCTTGGTTTCATTGGCTTACAACATTGGAACAGGTGCTTTTGAGAAATCTACATTACTCAAAAAATTGAATGCAGGTGACTATAAGGGTGCAGCTGCTCAATTTGATGTTTGGAGCAAGGCGGGCGGCAAAGTAATGAAAGGTCTTGTGAATCGGCGTGCTGCTGAACGTAAATTATTTGAAAAGGCAGTCTAA
- a CDS encoding carboxypeptidase regulatory-like domain-containing protein, with product MTEYVVVGGGIVSIRNPNSDPIENGEYSIKGQVKELGNNIPCRVRLFEKSTGRLIADVATDEFGNYKFLNLIKARFFIVAHHPASQFNAVIQDNVVPK from the coding sequence ATGACAGAATATGTGGTAGTTGGCGGCGGTATAGTTAGTATTAGAAATCCTAATAGCGACCCTATAGAGAATGGGGAGTATTCAATCAAAGGGCAGGTGAAAGAATTGGGTAACAATATCCCTTGTCGTGTTCGCTTGTTTGAAAAAAGTACAGGGCGATTGATAGCAGATGTTGCAACAGATGAATTTGGGAATTACAAGTTTCTAAACTTAATAAAAGCCAGATTCTTTATTGTTGCCCATCACCCAGCATCTCAATTTAACGCAGTCATTCAAGATAACGTGGTGCCGAAATGA
- a CDS encoding tape measure protein, whose translation MAAGSMDFRLNLLANTTSLQQGMNGAKFAVNALVAAMAAVGVGLSVQGLAQAADSYTNLSTRINIATKESGNFEQAISGVHQIALSTNSNLTTTADLFTRLNTVTKDMGMSQQQALDLTKTVTQAIQIGGGSAEAADAAVTQFIQAMQGGVLRGEEFNSIMEGGYGLAEALAKGLGVTTGELRKMAEAGELSSERVVTAISSQAASVQATYDKFPTTISNALQRISTSWEILIGQMDQASGTSSQVAQWLTMLADNIQNLKIFIDDIGEGFVWIGDKLQSIDSSTIDTLKSLLSDVYENIKNNISEVAIFGETIWSAFTSALDAVSPLFAALLSGGDDVSGLTTLLNFLRMAFAAVSDVATGFNIGLKLLLSGIQFLSGGLYALSSQVLGFLGFDTLAQQALNASDRMFAQAEKNGSEAVKLAENHKWAVVKTYEDIGKTEEQKNQESIANNQKKLDELKAQESKHAADYKAISDQRLALEQQLFEARKTGNQASIDLAMKGLADLDAKEKAYQGESKKIQDAKIKAAQDWVNAQLTAADGTQKAADAATQKTLQTAMAAQGLKVEFDSAGKGIVSAMTTGTDAINTQTDTLTKARKGAEALGLDLDVALNRVSEKFAANRVHLDNYATGIEQLGGKGVQATEALYQGWEKWASAAKNQSEIDAAKAKLVEFEKQGVFSAKQVQMGMEYLDQVNGKIPENISEIEKAYKLLGITSSAEASKMASAQINAFNVMKQSGTASAEQIRQALINMADKIYASGDAAKIAWYESQLAASGLASTVDETGKKSVQSMDKLTSSVERLSRTAGGSAVQGFRAMGDAAKDAAREAKNSIDEWNDALTAKSDAQKAEREKSSSSKAMGGSFKSYSRAEVLAELKSMGYDEAQAKKLAGSIMSSARDADRATMSKNVDPFINAQFNKLLGQGLTASAGSAEVQKRLAALANGNGLATMASPKSTRRLEVSNGKQTATLEGSDQDVDVMEKIMSEFEMLKKSS comes from the coding sequence ATGGCTGCAGGATCAATGGATTTTCGCTTAAACCTATTAGCCAACACCACCAGCTTACAACAGGGTATGAATGGCGCAAAGTTTGCTGTTAATGCCTTGGTTGCTGCGATGGCGGCAGTGGGTGTTGGTCTAAGTGTACAAGGTTTAGCGCAAGCAGCCGATTCATACACTAATCTTTCAACACGCATCAATATCGCAACAAAAGAAAGCGGTAATTTTGAGCAAGCGATTTCAGGTGTGCATCAAATCGCACTCAGCACAAACTCAAATCTAACTACGACTGCTGACTTATTTACACGCTTAAATACTGTCACCAAAGACATGGGGATGTCGCAACAACAAGCATTAGACCTAACCAAGACGGTCACGCAAGCGATCCAAATTGGCGGTGGATCTGCTGAAGCAGCCGATGCAGCCGTAACTCAGTTTATCCAAGCGATGCAAGGCGGTGTGCTGCGCGGTGAAGAATTTAACTCAATCATGGAAGGTGGTTACGGTTTAGCTGAGGCACTAGCAAAAGGTCTTGGTGTAACTACAGGCGAACTGCGCAAAATGGCAGAGGCGGGCGAGTTATCTTCTGAACGTGTTGTAACAGCAATTAGTAGTCAAGCTGCATCTGTTCAAGCGACATACGATAAATTCCCAACAACGATTAGTAATGCTTTACAAAGAATTTCTACAAGTTGGGAGATTTTGATTGGGCAGATGGATCAAGCGAGTGGAACATCATCGCAAGTAGCGCAATGGCTAACGATGCTCGCAGACAACATTCAAAACCTAAAAATATTTATTGATGATATTGGGGAGGGTTTTGTTTGGATTGGGGACAAGCTACAGAGCATTGATTCATCCACAATAGACACGCTTAAATCATTACTTAGTGATGTATATGAGAATATTAAGAATAATATATCTGAGGTAGCTATATTTGGAGAAACCATTTGGAGTGCTTTTACATCAGCTTTAGATGCGGTGTCGCCACTTTTTGCCGCTTTATTAAGTGGTGGGGATGATGTAAGCGGTCTTACTACTTTATTAAATTTTTTAAGAATGGCGTTTGCTGCGGTCTCAGATGTAGCTACAGGTTTTAATATTGGCTTAAAGCTGCTTTTATCAGGCATTCAATTTCTTTCGGGTGGTTTGTATGCACTTAGTTCGCAAGTCTTAGGTTTCTTGGGTTTCGATACTTTAGCGCAACAAGCCTTAAATGCATCAGACCGAATGTTTGCTCAAGCCGAAAAGAACGGTAGCGAAGCGGTCAAACTCGCAGAAAACCATAAATGGGCTGTAGTAAAAACCTATGAGGATATTGGAAAAACTGAGGAGCAGAAAAATCAAGAATCAATTGCTAATAATCAAAAAAAATTAGATGAATTAAAGGCACAAGAATCAAAACATGCTGCTGACTATAAGGCTATTAGTGATCAGAGGCTTGCTTTAGAACAGCAATTATTTGAAGCACGAAAGACTGGAAATCAAGCATCTATAGATTTAGCAATGAAAGGGTTGGCTGACCTAGATGCCAAAGAAAAAGCCTATCAGGGTGAAAGTAAAAAGATTCAGGATGCGAAAATCAAAGCAGCTCAAGACTGGGTAAATGCACAGTTAACGGCTGCTGATGGTACGCAAAAAGCTGCTGATGCTGCAACACAAAAAACCTTGCAAACCGCAATGGCAGCACAGGGCTTGAAGGTTGAATTTGATAGTGCAGGGAAAGGCATTGTGTCAGCAATGACAACTGGAACTGATGCTATTAACACTCAAACTGATACCTTGACGAAAGCAAGGAAAGGAGCAGAAGCGTTAGGGCTTGATCTTGACGTTGCTTTAAATAGGGTTTCAGAAAAGTTTGCAGCAAATAGAGTTCATTTAGATAACTACGCAACTGGTATAGAGCAACTAGGCGGTAAAGGAGTTCAAGCAACAGAAGCTTTGTATCAGGGCTGGGAAAAATGGGCTTCAGCAGCCAAGAATCAATCTGAAATCGATGCCGCAAAAGCCAAGTTAGTTGAGTTTGAAAAACAAGGCGTATTTTCAGCAAAACAAGTTCAAATGGGAATGGAATATCTTGATCAGGTAAATGGAAAGATTCCTGAAAACATCTCTGAAATTGAAAAAGCTTACAAATTGCTGGGTATAACTTCGAGTGCCGAAGCAAGCAAAATGGCATCTGCACAAATCAATGCTTTTAATGTGATGAAACAGTCGGGCACTGCATCAGCGGAACAGATTAGACAAGCATTAATTAACATGGCGGATAAAATTTATGCTTCGGGCGATGCTGCAAAAATTGCTTGGTATGAGAGTCAGTTGGCTGCAAGTGGTTTGGCATCAACAGTGGATGAAACTGGTAAAAAATCAGTTCAATCAATGGATAAGCTTACATCATCTGTTGAGCGTCTAAGTCGTACAGCAGGTGGTAGTGCTGTCCAAGGTTTTAGAGCCATGGGCGATGCTGCTAAAGACGCTGCGAGAGAAGCTAAAAACTCTATTGATGAATGGAATGATGCGCTTACAGCAAAATCAGATGCTCAGAAAGCTGAACGTGAAAAAAGTAGCAGCAGCAAGGCTATGGGCGGTTCTTTTAAATCGTATAGTCGAGCAGAAGTACTCGCTGAACTTAAGAGCATGGGGTATGACGAGGCGCAAGCCAAAAAACTTGCTGGATCGATTATGAGTTCAGCACGTGATGCAGACCGAGCAACGATGAGCAAGAATGTTGATCCATTTATTAATGCTCAATTTAACAAATTGCTTGGGCAGGGCTTAACAGCATCAGCAGGTTCAGCGGAAGTACAAAAACGATTGGCAGCTTTAGCAAATGGTAATGGCTTGGCAACAATGGCAAGCCCTAAATCAACTCGTCGATTAGAAGTGTCTAATGGAAAACAAACAGCAACCCTAGAAGGCTCTGATCAAGACGTAGATGTTATGGAAAAAATCATGAGTGAATTTGAAATGCTTAAAAAGAGTAGTTAA
- a CDS encoding Rha family transcriptional regulator translates to MNMIVNLNLKALVSNENGEAKTTSYAVAEAFGKLHKNVIRDIEKLRCSDKFKALNFELCYENNKLQNGKPRKFYQMTKDGWMFLVMGFNGEKADAVKEQFIDAFNWMASQLTQVFQSKWARYNHIVGYRENRKQQVSCSARDMNVWKHEKHPLDDEIAQLERELQPSLPFASGV, encoded by the coding sequence ATGAACATGATAGTCAATTTAAACTTAAAGGCTTTGGTCTCCAATGAGAATGGGGAAGCTAAAACGACAAGTTACGCAGTGGCAGAGGCATTTGGAAAACTACATAAAAACGTAATACGAGATATTGAAAAACTAAGATGCTCCGACAAATTTAAAGCGCTCAATTTTGAGCTTTGCTATGAAAACAACAAGTTACAGAACGGAAAGCCTAGAAAATTTTATCAAATGACTAAAGATGGCTGGATGTTTCTAGTGATGGGCTTTAATGGCGAGAAGGCTGATGCTGTAAAAGAGCAATTTATTGATGCCTTTAACTGGATGGCAAGCCAATTAACCCAAGTCTTTCAATCTAAATGGGCTAGATATAATCATATTGTCGGTTATCGCGAAAATCGCAAACAGCAAGTTAGTTGCTCAGCTAGAGACATGAACGTGTGGAAGCATGAAAAGCATCCACTTGATGATGAAATAGCGCAATTGGAAAGAGAGTTGCAGCCGTCATTGCCATTTGCTAGTGGGGTTTAA
- a CDS encoding antA/AntB antirepressor family protein has translation MNAIVSQNSLIPVIEHEIDGELQPCVDARTLHEWLKNGDRFATWIKSRLNTYGFIENQDFVCLSEISETQTKLGRKGKSIRRQYILTLDTAKELSMVENNEQGRTARRYFINCEKTLRQTAFGLMNQFNKAFLEVEKFSEIASNAGRTLCLVGKQFKPQAIERLEELKNKIQPMLPLEDK, from the coding sequence ATGAATGCAATTGTTAGTCAGAATTCCTTGATTCCAGTTATCGAGCATGAAATTGATGGTGAATTACAACCATGCGTGGATGCCAGAACTTTACATGAATGGCTTAAAAATGGTGACCGCTTTGCTACATGGATAAAAAGCCGTCTAAATACTTATGGTTTTATAGAGAACCAAGACTTTGTTTGCCTTTCGGAAATTTCCGAAACCCAAACCAAGTTAGGTCGAAAAGGAAAATCCATAAGGAGGCAATATATCTTAACCCTTGATACAGCTAAAGAGCTTTCAATGGTTGAGAATAATGAACAGGGGCGAACAGCAAGGCGATATTTTATAAATTGTGAAAAAACCCTTAGACAAACTGCATTTGGTCTTATGAATCAATTTAATAAAGCTTTTTTGGAGGTAGAAAAATTTTCAGAAATTGCATCCAATGCAGGACGTACACTATGTTTGGTTGGCAAGCAATTCAAACCTCAAGCAATTGAGCGCCTAGAAGAGTTAAAGAACAAGATACAACCAATGTTACCACTTGAAGACAAGTAA
- a CDS encoding Arc family DNA-binding protein — protein sequence MARNDPQVNIRIPEQTLERFKKETQKDRRTITAQVNMIIEEWLEKRAKKEAQLCNQ from the coding sequence ATGGCAAGAAATGACCCACAGGTAAATATTCGTATACCTGAGCAAACTTTGGAACGATTTAAAAAGGAAACTCAAAAAGATCGTAGAACTATTACAGCTCAAGTAAACATGATCATTGAAGAGTGGCTTGAGAAAAGAGCAAAGAAAGAAGCGCAATTATGCAATCAATAG
- a CDS encoding Arc family DNA-binding protein, translating into MARTDPQVNFRIPAELKDKLDNAAKENGRTLTAELILRLEMTFEHDDQILDLRERIEKLEEAVEYLESFQSETEGRLNNLDGRGY; encoded by the coding sequence ATGGCACGTACAGACCCGCAAGTTAATTTTAGAATTCCTGCTGAACTGAAAGATAAGTTAGATAATGCTGCTAAAGAAAACGGTAGAACCCTAACTGCTGAATTAATTCTTCGTCTTGAAATGACTTTTGAACACGATGATCAAATTCTAGATTTAAGGGAAAGGATTGAAAAATTAGAAGAAGCTGTTGAGTATCTTGAATCATTCCAAAGCGAAACAGAAGGCCGCTTGAACAACCTTGATGGAAGAGGTTATTAA
- a CDS encoding phage virion morphogenesis protein yields the protein MADSIQMHGQEKLREFLAKVHAKVENPELLYRKLSVLLLDQTERRFDTSIGTDDKPWKQSWRAEVQGGKTLRNTGRLQDSIVSRIQGNRITIGTNVKYAALMHFGGTVKPKGKKFLKFKTPLGGWMFLRSVKIPARPFLGISVDDSQEILFEIEEYLHEVLTDAKH from the coding sequence ATGGCTGACTCTATTCAAATGCATGGGCAGGAAAAGCTACGAGAGTTTTTAGCTAAAGTTCATGCAAAAGTTGAAAATCCTGAATTGCTGTATAGAAAGCTTTCAGTATTACTGTTAGATCAAACTGAAAGACGATTTGATACAAGCATTGGTACTGATGATAAACCTTGGAAACAATCATGGCGCGCAGAGGTTCAGGGTGGGAAAACACTGAGAAATACAGGGCGTTTGCAAGATTCCATTGTTTCTAGGATTCAGGGCAATCGGATCACAATTGGTACAAATGTTAAATATGCGGCATTAATGCACTTTGGCGGCACTGTTAAACCTAAGGGTAAAAAATTTTTAAAGTTTAAAACCCCGCTAGGTGGCTGGATGTTCTTGAGGTCAGTCAAGATTCCTGCGCGTCCATTCCTAGGTATCTCAGTGGATGATTCTCAAGAAATCTTGTTCGAGATTGAAGAATACTTACATGAGGTTTTGACCGATGCAAAACATTGA
- a CDS encoding gp436 family protein: MYASRDDMVLRYGLTHIAQLERNLTVNESVQSYIQDASDIADGFIGVAYTVPLEHPPKNLTIYICDIARYLLHRQQAPDEVRQRYEDAIAFLKRVADGKATLLIKREDTQEVTQAKKVKAVAPLGTTYRGGVFGDDILNNMPSV; this comes from the coding sequence ATGTACGCAAGCCGTGATGACATGGTCTTGCGTTACGGCTTGACACATATCGCTCAATTAGAAAGAAATCTTACTGTAAATGAGTCTGTGCAATCTTATATCCAAGACGCTTCAGACATTGCAGATGGTTTTATTGGTGTTGCATACACTGTTCCGCTTGAACATCCTCCCAAAAATCTCACGATTTATATTTGTGATATTGCTCGTTACCTGCTTCATCGTCAGCAAGCGCCCGATGAAGTAAGACAGCGATATGAGGATGCTATTGCTTTTTTAAAGCGCGTGGCGGATGGTAAAGCAACACTTCTAATTAAGCGTGAAGACACTCAAGAAGTAACTCAAGCAAAGAAAGTCAAAGCTGTTGCGCCACTTGGTACGACGTACCGAGGCGGTGTATTTGGGGATGATATTTTAAATAACATGCCGAGCGTGTGA
- a CDS encoding major capsid protein has protein sequence MDELIFTTEELSTAITQLPTRIGNPNDINLFRNIPGTTNNFSVEFYSDSNVLVPTTEWGGVPPKNSSGKRIAKSWVVPHMPLEDTVLASDVIGVRAFGSTAAETVQGKVLDKLQQMKNKIDTTLAYRRTKAKQGIILDADGEIIVDYFVDFGVTAQTVDFELGVVTTNVLAKCQDVIDLVEDGLGQELYGSIEAEVDRQFYDALTAHKNVREVFLNWSGAEQRLGRSNTSGFEFGGIKFIVNRQKVGEVPLIGVKEGHAYPTGTQDVFLNALAPADFNETVNTSALPYYAKQEPKKFNRGFDLHVQSNQLPVVAKPKALVKLTSTK, from the coding sequence ATGGATGAATTAATTTTTACAACAGAAGAGCTGAGCACAGCAATTACACAATTGCCGACACGCATTGGCAACCCAAATGACATTAATTTGTTTCGCAATATTCCAGGCACTACAAACAACTTTTCGGTTGAGTTTTACTCTGATTCAAACGTGTTAGTGCCAACAACCGAATGGGGTGGTGTGCCGCCTAAAAATTCAAGTGGTAAACGAATTGCTAAATCTTGGGTGGTGCCACACATGCCGCTTGAAGACACTGTACTTGCATCAGATGTGATTGGTGTTCGTGCATTCGGCTCGACTGCTGCTGAAACCGTGCAGGGCAAAGTGTTGGATAAGCTTCAACAAATGAAGAACAAAATCGACACTACACTTGCATATCGTCGCACAAAAGCAAAACAAGGCATCATCTTGGATGCTGATGGTGAAATCATTGTCGACTACTTTGTGGACTTTGGTGTGACTGCGCAAACAGTTGATTTTGAATTGGGTGTTGTGACCACAAACGTTTTAGCAAAATGCCAAGATGTAATTGACTTGGTTGAAGATGGCTTGGGGCAAGAGCTGTATGGCTCAATCGAAGCAGAAGTGGATCGTCAGTTTTATGATGCATTAACTGCACACAAAAACGTGCGTGAAGTATTCTTAAATTGGTCTGGTGCAGAGCAACGTTTAGGTCGTTCAAATACATCAGGTTTTGAATTTGGTGGCATCAAATTTATTGTAAATCGTCAAAAAGTAGGTGAAGTGCCGCTTATTGGCGTGAAAGAAGGGCATGCATACCCAACAGGTACGCAAGATGTATTCTTAAATGCCTTGGCTCCTGCGGATTTCAACGAAACTGTAAACACTTCAGCATTGCCGTACTACGCAAAACAAGAGCCTAAAAAGTTCAATCGTGGTTTTGACTTGCATGTGCAATCTAACCAATTGCCTGTGGTTGCGAAACCTAAAGCATTGGTGAAGCTTACTTCAACAAAATAG
- a CDS encoding head decoration protein, which produces MVKTVEKAGVTSDWLAWELDGNHRPSRENVSVAANQTIKDGQPISFDASGDAVAFDGTGAVAGVMINGVTTKTEKGAGVILARQARIVPEKLVGVAGDLATVVAGLKTLGITAVRSA; this is translated from the coding sequence ATGGTTAAAACTGTAGAAAAAGCGGGTGTTACATCTGATTGGTTGGCTTGGGAGTTGGATGGTAATCACCGCCCAAGTCGTGAAAATGTAAGTGTAGCTGCAAACCAAACAATTAAAGATGGTCAGCCGATTTCATTTGATGCATCAGGTGATGCGGTTGCATTTGATGGTACGGGTGCGGTTGCGGGCGTGATGATTAATGGTGTCACAACCAAAACTGAAAAAGGCGCAGGGGTAATTTTGGCGCGTCAAGCTCGAATTGTTCCTGAAAAACTTGTTGGTGTGGCGGGTGATTTAGCAACAGTGGTTGCGGGTCTTAAAACTTTGGGTATTACTGCTGTACGTTCAGCATAG
- a CDS encoding phage minor head protein produces the protein MTDYSDALRYARGRNVVLPDEFYMMDLDARANAATISRLASLDQISHVLELVNKSLESGSTFHDFKKLVEESGIDLPEYHLANVYRTNMQNAYAHGRWIEQQANKDLRPYLQYSAIVDSRTRPTHLAFNNIIRHIDDDFWKKYYPPNGFQCRCTTRSLSEKAANRIGITPDDKLSELPANKYDWDFHPSRQATHLNDVVNSKLDDIGIERNRAQELLKIKDDAIVQQEANQAVKGALSELDQQNKKHLDDFLSQNNIEPSSPRIIFEFAQDEEKLTELAQEALIRKSHDKKSNSIWNTIANAFTAMLSKAKNLKNKLTGNNLKGFDAFNLQVGNVIGIQTPTLFKTAESTGKSITILDMKGHAIDLSKINGLNGSLLAPDLNLEVVSVTDTDIVLKRTDEIAKRLFVANNQLCER, from the coding sequence ATGACTGATTACAGTGATGCGCTGCGTTATGCGCGTGGCCGCAATGTTGTTTTGCCTGATGAGTTTTACATGATGGATTTGGATGCAAGGGCGAATGCTGCAACGATTAGTCGTTTAGCTTCGCTTGACCAAATTAGTCATGTACTTGAGCTTGTAAATAAATCGCTTGAGAGCGGTTCGACTTTTCATGATTTTAAAAAGTTAGTCGAAGAGTCAGGTATTGATTTGCCTGAATATCATCTTGCGAACGTGTACCGGACCAATATGCAGAATGCGTATGCGCATGGACGATGGATTGAACAACAAGCAAATAAAGATTTAAGACCTTATTTGCAGTATTCAGCGATTGTGGATAGCCGAACTAGACCAACACATTTAGCATTCAATAACATTATTCGACATATCGATGATGATTTTTGGAAAAAATACTATCCGCCCAATGGGTTTCAATGTCGATGCACAACACGCTCACTCAGCGAGAAAGCAGCAAATCGAATTGGTATTACACCTGATGACAAGCTATCTGAGTTGCCAGCGAATAAATATGATTGGGATTTCCATCCGAGTCGTCAAGCAACGCATTTAAATGATGTTGTTAATAGCAAATTGGATGATATTGGGATTGAGCGCAATCGAGCGCAAGAACTGCTTAAAATCAAAGATGATGCGATTGTACAGCAAGAAGCAAATCAGGCTGTAAAAGGCGCTCTGAGCGAGTTGGATCAACAAAATAAAAAGCATTTGGATGATTTTCTAAGTCAAAACAATATTGAGCCAAGTTCACCACGTATTATTTTCGAGTTTGCTCAAGATGAAGAAAAGTTGACTGAGCTTGCGCAAGAAGCATTGATTCGTAAATCGCATGATAAAAAATCAAATTCAATTTGGAATACGATTGCAAATGCATTTACTGCAATGTTGAGCAAAGCAAAGAACCTAAAAAACAAGCTTACAGGCAATAATCTAAAAGGCTTTGATGCGTTTAACTTACAAGTGGGAAATGTGATTGGTATTCAAACCCCAACACTTTTTAAAACAGCAGAAAGCACAGGTAAGAGCATCACAATTTTAGACATGAAAGGTCATGCAATTGATTTGTCCAAAATTAATGGCTTGAATGGCTCATTGCTTGCGCCAGATTTAAACCTTGAAGTTGTGAGTGTGACTGATACCGATATTGTGTTGAAGCGCACAGATGAAATTGCGAAGCGGTTGTTTGTGGCGAACAATCAATTGTGTGAGAGATAA
- a CDS encoding DUF935 family protein → MAKSKKDKVKNKALSNGALNTHEAVTQFFNNVGRLPDLDETLRKAGIQRHKLDVLLTDDEIAQATETRLDALLAMPFRIEPSDTPEAVYLMQELKEWFSEIATASLNALFFGYSVQEAIWDEKNGYVGLTWIGEKPMEWFEPKNDGRLIYRPDSTGVEREVDQKVKFFLTRRKATYKQPYGKALLSSLYWLFFFKQNGFKFWAKFLERFGTPILLGKVKDGDNDDIDAMNNALLSAHAQSVLSIGSEDDVQILSNSQGNAGSAFDTFNTVLLRQIQKLVLGQTLTSGTDGAGSRALGQVHENVRKDKLKSDIRLVTPTLQAIVNAMCLLNGWQDHKIIIGEDKALNEDQAKRDVDLKNSGAEFTNQYFIREYGLQDGDLKESTSVPMQFNALPSQAFSFAASVNKIDAGQQELDTLITKQNTKLLDEKEIEAIVLKSETHEQLIQNLYSANTQASIEEFEINLSKALFKADVMGYVQANKGK, encoded by the coding sequence ATGGCAAAGTCAAAAAAAGACAAGGTAAAAAATAAGGCTTTGTCTAACGGTGCTTTAAATACACATGAAGCGGTAACGCAGTTTTTTAATAACGTTGGTCGCTTGCCCGACTTGGATGAAACTTTAAGAAAGGCAGGTATTCAGCGTCATAAATTAGATGTATTGCTTACAGATGATGAAATTGCACAAGCAACTGAAACAAGATTAGATGCTTTACTTGCAATGCCATTTCGTATTGAGCCAAGCGACACGCCTGAAGCTGTTTATTTAATGCAAGAACTAAAAGAATGGTTTAGCGAGATTGCTACAGCCTCTTTAAATGCATTGTTTTTCGGGTATTCAGTTCAAGAAGCGATTTGGGATGAGAAAAATGGCTATGTTGGTTTAACATGGATTGGTGAAAAGCCAATGGAGTGGTTTGAGCCTAAAAATGATGGGCGCTTGATTTATCGACCTGATTCAACTGGTGTTGAGCGCGAAGTGGATCAAAAAGTTAAGTTCTTTCTCACCCGAAGGAAAGCCACATACAAACAACCGTATGGCAAGGCTTTGCTGTCTTCACTGTATTGGTTGTTCTTCTTTAAACAAAATGGCTTTAAGTTTTGGGCCAAGTTTTTAGAGCGCTTTGGCACACCTATTTTACTTGGAAAAGTAAAAGACGGTGACAATGATGATATTGATGCAATGAATAATGCGCTTTTATCGGCACACGCGCAGTCTGTTTTATCGATTGGCTCTGAAGATGATGTGCAGATTTTAAGTAATTCACAGGGTAATGCAGGTTCAGCATTTGATACTTTTAACACTGTTTTGCTGCGTCAAATTCAAAAGCTTGTGTTAGGTCAGACGCTCACAAGTGGTACAGATGGTGCAGGTAGTCGAGCGCTTGGTCAAGTGCATGAAAATGTACGTAAAGATAAGCTTAAATCTGACATTCGCTTAGTCACTCCAACACTTCAAGCAATTGTTAATGCAATGTGTTTGCTTAATGGCTGGCAAGACCACAAAATCATTATTGGTGAAGATAAAGCGCTTAATGAAGATCAGGCAAAGCGTGATGTGGATCTGAAGAACTCAGGTGCTGAGTTTACAAATCAGTATTTTATTCGTGAATACGGCTTGCAAGATGGTGACTTAAAGGAATCTACATCTGTGCCTATGCAGTTTAATGCATTACCAAGTCAGGCTTTTAGTTTTGCTGCATCAGTAAACAAGATTGATGCAGGTCAGCAAGAATTAGACACTCTAATTACCAAGCAAAATACCAAGCTGCTTGATGAAAAAGAAATTGAAGCGATTGTATTGAAGTCTGAAACACATGAGCAATTGATTCAAAATCTTTATAGCGCAAACACTCAAGCATCAATTGAAGAGTTTGAGATTAATCTATCCAAGGCTTTGTTTAAAGCTGATGTGATGGGGTATGTGCAAGCAAACAAAGGTAAATAA